The bacterium genome contains a region encoding:
- a CDS encoding O-antigen ligase family protein: MLYLISLLSLSLPFQLVYHFDIFATSVYGFSIDYLIPKLYLTDVVTLLVIFFGIRKIKFTRKYLIFTLLYLMFASINIYNSLFATPAIYGWIKVSEMLLLGLVIINLKKFDIYNHFIKPLSYSIFIVCVLGLLQFLTKGSIGGIFYWLGERAFIFSDPNVAPYPYATFSHPNSFAGFLLIFGMFLLQLKSKFNPRYFWALLILVITNLILTNSLNVYLTVLVLLLVKLRTIFASGLFFIDFGERFIVHRIELIKASLQLIKENFWTGTGVNNFIPGLVKVSNTYLNVWEMQPVHNIFLLVFSETGIMGVIVFCFVLLAGVTSVNYYLIAIIFTGMSDHYWITLQQNLLLFTFVLALSKIAKKH; encoded by the coding sequence ATGTTGTATTTAATTTCACTTCTCTCTCTCTCACTTCCTTTCCAGCTGGTTTATCACTTTGATATTTTTGCCACATCTGTTTATGGTTTTAGTATTGACTATTTAATACCTAAACTTTATTTGACAGATGTTGTTACTTTATTAGTAATTTTTTTTGGAATAAGAAAAATTAAGTTTACGAGAAAATATTTAATTTTTACCCTTCTTTATTTAATGTTTGCTTCAATAAACATCTACAATTCATTGTTTGCAACACCCGCTATTTATGGTTGGATTAAAGTTTCAGAAATGCTTTTGTTGGGTTTGGTTATAATTAACTTAAAAAAGTTTGATATTTACAATCATTTTATCAAACCACTTTCTTATTCTATTTTTATTGTTTGCGTCCTTGGTTTATTACAATTTTTAACCAAAGGTTCTATCGGTGGCATTTTTTATTGGTTGGGAGAAAGAGCCTTTATTTTTAGTGACCCAAACGTCGCCCCATACCCGTACGCTACATTTTCACACCCCAACTCTTTTGCTGGTTTTTTGCTGATTTTTGGAATGTTTTTGTTACAACTTAAGTCTAAATTTAATCCAAGGTATTTTTGGGCCTTATTAATACTAGTTATAACTAATTTAATTTTAACTAACTCTCTTAATGTTTACTTGACAGTTTTAGTGCTGCTTTTAGTAAAGTTAAGAACCATATTTGCTTCTGGTTTGTTTTTTATCGATTTCGGTGAACGCTTTATCGTCCACAGGATAGAACTTATAAAAGCATCACTTCAATTGATTAAAGAGAACTTTTGGACAGGGACAGGTGTAAACAACTTTATTCCAGGTTTGGTTAAAGTGAGCAATACTTATCTAAACGTATGGGAAATGCAACCAGTACACAATATTTTTTTATTAGTTTTTTCTGAAACAGGAATTATGGGAGTAATAGTATTTTGTTTCGTTTTGCTAGCTGGTGTTACTTCTGTCAACTACTATTTGATTGCAATAATTTTTACAGGAATGTCTGATCACTATTGGATAACCCTCCAACA
- a CDS encoding KH domain-containing protein, with translation MNDKIKSLTEELLKLAGVTADVEVVDLGDSTYEVNLSTEDETGLLIGFRGENINALQTVLGIILKGQTGEWYRLIVNVGDYRQKQDEKLKELADQSADRALETKEPQPLYNLSASQRRVVHMHLSERSDVDTLSEGVEPDRYLVIKPK, from the coding sequence ATGAATGACAAGATAAAATCTTTAACAGAGGAGTTATTAAAACTTGCTGGAGTTACTGCAGATGTTGAAGTGGTTGACTTGGGAGATAGCACTTATGAGGTTAATCTTTCAACAGAAGACGAAACAGGTCTACTGATTGGTTTTAGGGGGGAAAATATAAACGCCCTCCAAACAGTATTAGGCATTATTTTAAAGGGGCAAACTGGAGAATGGTATAGATTAATTGTTAATGTTGGTGACTACAGACAAAAACAGGATGAAAAGTTAAAAGAACTTGCTGATCAATCTGCTGACAGGGCACTTGAAACAAAAGAACCCCAACCACTTTATAATTTAAGTGCATCTCAAAGAAGGGTTGTTCATATGCACTTATCGGAGCGAAGCGACGTGGACACTCTCTCTGAAGGTGTTGAGCCAGATAGATATTTAGTTATCAAGCCCAAGTAA
- a CDS encoding YidC/Oxa1 family membrane protein insertase produces MNIFTVILVQPLTNGLILFYNLLFSDMGLAIIGFSVFLRFLTNPLTKPYMNSMKKIKDVEPLVKKLKIKYKSDPKALMAAQTELYKQKGINPTAGCLPYILNIIIMIALFNVFTRVLAQNGDTVKILNDLLYGALKFADGTVIDTKFLYLDVRYPDVFRFDGIPFPIPGPLLLLAGALQFFSAKMMAPLVKKEEKIAKATTGQADDMAVAMQSSMIYTFPLMTILFGINFPSGLALYWLLFSIFQMYQQYKTSGWGGLTPFLNRIGLLQ; encoded by the coding sequence ATGAATATTTTTACTGTTATATTAGTACAACCACTTACAAATGGTCTTATCCTTTTTTATAACCTACTCTTTTCAGATATGGGACTAGCCATTATTGGTTTTAGTGTCTTTTTAAGATTTTTAACAAATCCCCTAACCAAACCCTATATGAACTCAATGAAGAAAATTAAGGACGTTGAGCCATTAGTCAAAAAACTAAAGATCAAATATAAAAGCGATCCAAAAGCTTTAATGGCTGCTCAAACTGAGCTTTATAAGCAAAAAGGAATTAACCCAACTGCAGGTTGTCTCCCCTATATTTTAAATATCATTATTATGATTGCACTGTTTAATGTTTTTACAAGAGTGCTGGCTCAAAATGGAGATACGGTAAAAATATTAAATGATTTGTTATATGGAGCCCTTAAGTTTGCAGATGGAACAGTTATTGATACTAAGTTTTTATACCTAGATGTTAGATACCCTGACGTTTTTAGATTTGATGGTATTCCCTTTCCAATTCCAGGCCCACTATTGTTATTAGCTGGAGCGTTGCAGTTTTTTTCAGCTAAAATGATGGCACCTTTAGTCAAAAAAGAAGAAAAAATTGCCAAGGCTACAACAGGTCAAGCTGATGATATGGCAGTTGCAATGCAATCTTCAATGATTTACACCTTCCCACTAATGACTATTCTTTTTGGTATTAATTTCCCTTCTGGCCTTGCACTTTATTGGTTGCTCTTTTCAATTTTCCAAATGTACCAACAATATAAAACTTCAGGTTGGGGCGGTCTTACCCCTTTTCTAAATCGGATAGGTTTGTTACAATAA
- the yidD gene encoding membrane protein insertion efficiency factor YidD — protein sequence MFGGGGCRFKPTCSEYTVLMIEKHGIIRGVFLGLKQLLRCNSWSR from the coding sequence ATGTTTGGTGGAGGAGGTTGCAGGTTTAAACCCACCTGCTCTGAATACACGGTGTTAATGATTGAGAAACATGGTATCATCAGAGGTGTCTTTTTAGGTCTAAAACAACTACTTAGGTGTAATAGTTGGTCAAGGTAA
- the rnpA gene encoding ribonuclease P protein component: MLPSRNRLKKKVNFARIEIDGKMYQSTSFGMGSYFRDDNEESCFGFIISTKISKKAVVRNRIKRIMSEVVRQKLPTLKKGYDVVFLIKPAVLRADKKDLEREVNEVIIKNI; encoded by the coding sequence ATGTTACCCTCTAGGAACAGACTCAAGAAAAAAGTTAATTTTGCACGTATTGAAATAGATGGAAAGATGTATCAGTCTACGTCCTTTGGCATGGGATCCTATTTTAGAGATGATAATGAAGAGTCTTGTTTTGGTTTTATAATTTCTACAAAAATATCAAAGAAAGCTGTTGTCAGAAATAGGATAAAGAGAATAATGTCTGAAGTGGTTAGGCAGAAGTTACCTACCCTCAAAAAAGGATACGATGTTGTATTTTTAATTAAACCAGCGGTTCTTAGGGCCGATAAAAAAGACTTGGAAAGGGAAGTAAATGAGGTTATTATTAAAAATATATAA
- the rpmH gene encoding 50S ribosomal protein L34, translating into MSTKRTFQPHKKKRIKKFGFMARNSSKGGKKVIKRRILKGRKRLTASE; encoded by the coding sequence ATGTCAACAAAAAGAACATTTCAACCACACAAAAAAAAGAGAATTAAAAAGTTTGGCTTTATGGCTAGGAATTCCTCAAAAGGAGGAAAAAAGGTCATTAAAAGAAGGATTTTAAAAGGAAGAAAAAGACTAACTGCAAGTGAATAA